AACTGGCAAAAAAAATCGCCGCTTACCTTGGCACACCGCTGTGTGATGCAAAGGCAGAGAACTTCTCGGACGGAGAGATTTCAGTCAACTATTTCGAGTCGATCAGAGGCTCGGATATGTTCATCATCCAGTCCACCAATCCCCCGGCTGACAATCTGATGGAACTGCTCATCATGATCGACGCCGCCAAGCGCTCTTCGGCATACCGGATCACCGCCGTCCTGCCCTATTACGGCTATGCCCGTCAGGACAGAAAGGACAAGCCGCGCGTGGCGATTACCGCCAAGCTCGTTGCCAATCTGCTCACGCAGGCTGGAGCTGACAGGATTCTCACCATGGATCTGCACGCGCCGCAGATTCAGGGCTTTTTCGATATTCCGTTCGATCACCTCTATTCAAGCGTGGTGCTGATCGACCACGTCAAAAACATGGATATTGCCGACAACCTCGTCGTGGCTTCGCCGGACGTAGGCGGCGTCAAGCTCGCCCGCAAGTTCGCCTCCGAACTCGGCACCGAGCTGGTCATTGTCGACAAGCGCCGTCCGAAAGCGAACGTGGCTGAAGTGATGAACATCATCGGCGACGTGAAAGGCAAAAACGTGCTGCTGGTCGATGACATGATCGACACGGCAGGCACCATCGTCAACGCAGCCAAGGCCATCAAGGAGGCCGGCGGTCTGAAAATCTACGCCGCGGCCACCCACCCGATTCTCTCCGGCCCGGCCATCGAGCGCATCAACACCTCGGTGTTCGAAAAGGTTATCGTCACCGATTCGCTGGTTTCGGAACACGACTTTTGCTCGAAAATCGAGACGGTCACCATCAGCAACCTCTTCGGCGAGGCAATCAAGAGAATCTATGACGGCGAGTCGGTCAGCTATCTGTTCGACAGCAAGAACATATCGCAAAAAATTACCAATCACCATTAATACAAGCGTTAACTGTTAAAGGAACCAGAGGAAATAGCATGGAAACAAGAGCATTGTCTGTAAACCTTCGCGAGGTCAAGAAAAACGGGGCCGCAAAACTGCGCCGCCTGGGTCAGGTACCCGCCGTCGTCTACCATAAAGGAGAAGCCACCGTTGCCATCAGCGTCGAGGAAATCAGCCTCAACAAGCTTGTTCACTCGTCTGAGTCGCACATGATCGACCTTCAGTACCCAGATGGAAAGTCTGTCCGCTCGTTCATCAAGGACGTGCAGTTCGACCCGGTGACCGACCGCGTCATCCACGCCGACTTCCAGCTCTTCTCGACTGACGAAGTGGTTGAAATGGAGGTGCCGATCCACCTCGAAGGCGAGTGCCCTGGCGTGAAGATCGGTGGCGGCAAGATCCAGATCAACGTGCACACCCTGCCGCTGAAGGGCAAACCTGAGGCTATGCCGGAGCACTTCACCATCGATGTCTCTGCTCTCGAACTGGGCCAGACCCTGCATATTCGCGATCTTCAGGCAATCGCACCGGAAGGCGTCCAGATTCTCGGTGATGCCGACACATCAGTAGTATCAGTTGTAGCTCCGAGGAAAGAGGCTGAAACCGCTGCTGAAGGAGCCACCGCTGAGGCCTGATTCACCTTCGAACGATTTGCAAATTCAAAAAAGCCACCTTTTTCAAAAAAGGCGGCTTTTTTTACGGATTGCCGTTTGCAAATCGTGCAGCAAGTGTCGTTTTTTGGGTAACTTGAGGACATTTTGAGACTGATTCATTCATCTATTCCCGATGGTTGCGCAACGAGCAAATAAGTCATCCATACCAGCCCTGTACCGCATCGTGCCGGGCCTTGGCCTTCTGAGCGCAGGCAAACGCTCTTCGGGCCTCTTTTACCTGCTGGCGACGCTGGCGTTTTTCGCCCTGTTCGCGGCCAGACTCGACCTCGTCATCATCAGTTTGCGCTCGCTGGCCGCAGGCGTGACGCTTCTTGTTTTGTCGCCAACCAACTTCAGCCAGATATTCACCATTGAAACCCTCGAATTCTGGATTGCCGCGCTCTACCTCATCATTGTTCCCTTCCTGCTCCTGCGCTTTTCCGTGCGTTCGTACCGCAAGGTGCTCAAGGAAAAAGATCAATCTCAATCCGGTGAAGCGAGCCTCTGGCAGCTCGGCATGATTTCGTTCAAGCGCAATGGCATTTCGGTGGCGGCGTCGATGGTGATTTTCGTGCTCTACTCGGTCGCCTTCCTCGCGCCGCTGCTTTCGCCCTTCAGCCCCTACGACCAGCAGGACTTCCTGGTCACCGCCTACCAGCCGCCGCTGACGCGCCTTGACGCGCTGGTGCTCCGCCAGCACCAGACGATGGTCATGCCGCTTCGTCCCGGCAGCGACATGGCTTCCAAAGCAGCCAACACCCTGATTCTCGACAGCCAGAAGCTCCGGTCGCGCAACGAGGAGCATAACCTGAAGTTCGTGAACAGCTACCGCATCGAAAGCAACGAGCTCCTCTACCGGCAAGGCATGAGGGAAAAAAGCCTGCCGATCGATCAGCTCGTCAACGTTTCCGGAAGCAGCCAGAAGCCGGTTTACGCCGTCACGAAAACCTTCCTGCTCGGCACCGACCAGTACGGGCGCGACATCTTCAGCCGCGTCATCTATGGCTCGCGAATCTCGCTCTCCATCGGCTTTCTCGTCGTCCTCATCTCGGTCTCGCTCGGCACGGTCATCGGCATCTCGTCGGGCTACTTCGGCGGCTGGGTGGACAACACGCTCATGCGCATCGTCGATGTGCTCATCGCCTTTCCGGCGCTCTTCCTGATTCTCATCATCATCGCCACCTTCGGCAACTCGATCTACCTGATCGTCATCACGCTCTCGTTCACCGGCTGGATGGGCGTGGCCCGAATCGTGCGCGGACAGGTGCTCTCGCTCAAGGAGCAGGAGTTCATCCTGGCGGCCAAATCGCTCGGACTTTCCAACCTGCGCATCATCTTCCGCCATCTGTTGCCCAACACGCTGACGCCGGTAATCGTGGCCGCTACGCTCCGCATCGGCAGTATCATTCTGACCGAAGCGGGCCTCTCCT
The nucleotide sequence above comes from Chlorobaculum tepidum TLS. Encoded proteins:
- a CDS encoding ribose-phosphate diphosphokinase, with protein sequence METPIKIVAGRSNPELAKKIAAYLGTPLCDAKAENFSDGEISVNYFESIRGSDMFIIQSTNPPADNLMELLIMIDAAKRSSAYRITAVLPYYGYARQDRKDKPRVAITAKLVANLLTQAGADRILTMDLHAPQIQGFFDIPFDHLYSSVVLIDHVKNMDIADNLVVASPDVGGVKLARKFASELGTELVIVDKRRPKANVAEVMNIIGDVKGKNVLLVDDMIDTAGTIVNAAKAIKEAGGLKIYAAATHPILSGPAIERINTSVFEKVIVTDSLVSEHDFCSKIETVTISNLFGEAIKRIYDGESVSYLFDSKNISQKITNHH
- a CDS encoding ABC transporter permease: MVAQRANKSSIPALYRIVPGLGLLSAGKRSSGLFYLLATLAFFALFAARLDLVIISLRSLAAGVTLLVLSPTNFSQIFTIETLEFWIAALYLIIVPFLLLRFSVRSYRKVLKEKDQSQSGEASLWQLGMISFKRNGISVAASMVIFVLYSVAFLAPLLSPFSPYDQQDFLVTAYQPPLTRLDALVLRQHQTMVMPLRPGSDMASKAANTLILDSQKLRSRNEEHNLKFVNSYRIESNELLYRQGMREKSLPIDQLVNVSGSSQKPVYAVTKTFLLGTDQYGRDIFSRVIYGSRISLSIGFLVVLISVSLGTVIGISSGYFGGWVDNTLMRIVDVLIAFPALFLILIIIATFGNSIYLIVITLSFTGWMGVARIVRGQVLSLKEQEFILAAKSLGLSNLRIIFRHLLPNTLTPVIVAATLRIGSIILTEAGLSFLGLGVQPPTPSWGNIINEGRDSLLNHWWISTFPGVAILTTVVCFNLIGDGIRDALDPRMRG
- a CDS encoding 50S ribosomal protein L25/general stress protein Ctc; its protein translation is METRALSVNLREVKKNGAAKLRRLGQVPAVVYHKGEATVAISVEEISLNKLVHSSESHMIDLQYPDGKSVRSFIKDVQFDPVTDRVIHADFQLFSTDEVVEMEVPIHLEGECPGVKIGGGKIQINVHTLPLKGKPEAMPEHFTIDVSALELGQTLHIRDLQAIAPEGVQILGDADTSVVSVVAPRKEAETAAEGATAEA